The Streptococcus mitis genome has a segment encoding these proteins:
- a CDS encoding LCP family protein, whose translation MSKENPLSHHEQLRYDYLFKNIHYLNEREKKEFAYLQGKLNMASSSKASPEIYNENHDMEESFREPVNQSPLPSYGNRSRAKKYQKTHSHPKVKSKKRKIRWGRIFAGLLALLACVGFGMIFMFLKGYSNADPNKPANAKAAQVEVFHGQDTKDGVNILIMGTDGRIGQNSAETRTDSIMVLNVGGSDKKIKLVSFMRDNLVYIDGYSKIINGKKQTDNKLNVAYELGEQEGQKGAEMVRQVLKDNFDLDIKYYALVDFQAFATAIDTLFPDGVTIDAKFSTLEGQPLTEATVGDDLHATETESPTQTIKVGKQQMNGSTLLNYARFRDDDEGDYGRTKRQQQVLTAVLQQLKDPTKLFTGSEALGKVFGMTSTNVPYSFLLTNGLSFLDGAQNGIERLTVPELGDWVDDYDVYGGQALLVDQNKYQTKLSQMRMR comes from the coding sequence ATGAGCAAAGAAAATCCCTTAAGCCATCACGAGCAGTTGCGTTATGACTATCTTTTTAAGAATATTCATTACCTCAATGAGCGAGAGAAAAAAGAGTTTGCTTACCTGCAAGGTAAGTTAAATATGGCTAGCAGTAGTAAAGCTTCTCCAGAAATTTATAATGAAAATCACGATATGGAAGAGTCTTTCAGGGAACCAGTCAATCAGTCTCCTCTTCCATCCTATGGTAACCGAAGTCGTGCAAAAAAATACCAGAAAACTCATTCTCATCCAAAGGTTAAGTCCAAAAAACGTAAGATTCGTTGGGGGCGCATTTTTGCAGGATTGCTTGCCCTTCTAGCCTGTGTCGGTTTTGGCATGATTTTTATGTTCCTAAAAGGCTATTCAAATGCGGATCCAAATAAACCTGCCAATGCTAAGGCAGCTCAAGTAGAAGTTTTTCATGGTCAAGATACCAAGGATGGGGTTAATATTTTGATTATGGGGACGGATGGACGGATTGGCCAAAATAGTGCTGAGACGAGAACGGACTCTATTATGGTACTAAATGTTGGTGGTTCAGATAAGAAAATTAAGCTTGTCAGCTTCATGCGTGATAACTTAGTTTATATTGATGGATATAGTAAGATTATCAATGGGAAGAAACAAACAGATAACAAGTTAAATGTAGCCTATGAACTAGGGGAACAAGAAGGTCAAAAAGGGGCAGAAATGGTTCGCCAAGTATTGAAAGATAATTTTGACTTGGACATTAAGTACTATGCCTTGGTTGATTTCCAGGCCTTCGCAACTGCTATTGACACTCTGTTCCCTGATGGGGTGACGATTGATGCCAAATTCTCAACCTTAGAAGGTCAACCTTTAACCGAAGCTACGGTGGGAGATGACTTGCATGCTACAGAAACAGAGTCTCCAACCCAGACTATCAAAGTTGGGAAACAGCAGATGAATGGTTCAACCTTACTCAATTATGCTCGCTTCCGTGATGATGATGAAGGTGATTATGGTCGTACCAAGAGACAACAGCAAGTATTGACAGCTGTTCTGCAACAGCTCAAGGATCCAACCAAACTCTTTACTGGATCAGAAGCACTTGGTAAGGTCTTTGGGATGACCTCTACGAATGTTCCCTATAGTTTCTTATTGACAAATGGTTTATCCTTCCTAGATGGGGCGCAAAATGGCATTGAGAGATTAACAGTTCCAGAACTAGGTGATTGGGTAGATGATTACGATGTTTATGGAGGACAGGCACTCTTAGTAGACCAAAATAAATATCAAACTAAACTATCTCAGATGAGGATGAGATAA
- a CDS encoding LicD family protein, producing MSDLKAIQARSLEMAEYFVAFCKEHDLLCYLCGGGAIGALRNKGFIPWDDDLDFFMPRKDYEKLAELWPRYADERYFLSKSNKDFVDRNLFITIRDKETTCIKPYQQDLDLPHGLALDVLPLDYYPKNPAERKKQVLWALIYSLFCAQTIPEKHGALMKWGSRILLGVTPKSLRYHIWKKAEKEMTKYSLAESDGITELCSGPGYMRNKYPIASFEDNLFLPFEETEMPIPVGYDAYLSTAFGDYMTPPPADKQLPHHDAIIADMDKSYREYKGEYGV from the coding sequence ATGAGTGATTTGAAAGCGATTCAGGCTCGTAGTCTGGAAATGGCTGAATATTTCGTCGCATTTTGTAAAGAACATGATTTGCTTTGTTATCTTTGTGGTGGAGGTGCTATTGGTGCCCTTCGAAACAAGGGGTTCATTCCTTGGGACGACGACCTAGACTTTTTTATGCCCCGTAAGGATTATGAAAAATTGGCAGAATTATGGCCTCGTTATGCAGATGAACGTTACTTCTTATCAAAGAGTAATAAGGATTTTGTCGATCGTAATCTTTTTATTACCATTCGTGACAAGGAGACCACCTGTATCAAGCCTTATCAGCAGGATTTGGATTTGCCACATGGTCTGGCCTTGGATGTTTTGCCTTTGGATTATTATCCGAAAAATCCAGCTGAGCGGAAAAAACAGGTTCTTTGGGCACTGATTTATTCACTGTTTTGTGCGCAAACTATTCCAGAAAAGCATGGCGCACTTATGAAATGGGGAAGCCGTATTTTACTGGGGGTGACTCCCAAATCTCTCCGCTATCATATTTGGAAAAAAGCTGAAAAAGAAATGACCAAGTACAGTCTGGCTGAGAGCGATGGAATCACGGAGTTATGCTCAGGGCCTGGCTACATGAGAAATAAGTACCCAATCGCATCTTTTGAAGATAATCTTTTCTTGCCATTTGAAGAGACAGAGATGCCCATTCCAGTTGGCTACGATGCCTATCTCAGCACTGCTTTTGGTGATTATATGACACCTCCACCAGCAGATAAGCAGCTACCACATCATGATGCGATTATAGCAGACATGGATAAGAGTTATAGAGAGTACAAGGGAGAATACGGAGTATGA
- a CDS encoding glycosyltransferase family 2 protein, which yields MMGEKISVIVPVYNVENYLERCVESILHQTYTNFELILINDGSTDSSGQICDHLANQYENIKVYHIENAGVSNARNMGIQLATGSWVTFIDSDDFATQDYLATLASAVEGLNVGFVIAPLHHIKNGIVTDLPPHSGKTELWSTEETMKELLMTSRTSFFPVAKLFKRDLLADEKFNTNYHLAEDALFLTELLLKTRCSSVFIDKPIYYYDHREGSATTSVNRHVFDTIKVYTRIIAQVSQVFPNLKYELINRECWSYITVYDKIIFTSREEYQKEKAELRTWIVQHRREIWKDAYFTTFRKVAIFSLVISPWLYKKIVGLKN from the coding sequence ATGATGGGAGAAAAAATAAGCGTTATCGTTCCAGTCTACAATGTAGAAAACTATCTGGAACGATGTGTGGAGTCAATTCTTCATCAGACTTATACCAATTTTGAACTAATCCTAATAAATGATGGATCTACTGATTCTAGTGGACAAATCTGTGATCATTTAGCAAATCAGTATGAGAATATCAAAGTTTACCATATCGAAAATGCTGGTGTTTCAAATGCTAGAAATATGGGAATTCAGCTAGCGACGGGTTCTTGGGTTACCTTTATTGATAGCGATGATTTTGCTACCCAAGATTACTTAGCTACTTTAGCAAGTGCAGTTGAAGGGTTGAATGTAGGCTTTGTAATTGCTCCTCTACACCATATCAAAAATGGCATTGTAACAGACCTACCTCCACATTCTGGAAAAACAGAACTCTGGTCAACAGAAGAAACCATGAAGGAACTACTGATGACTAGCAGAACGTCATTTTTTCCAGTCGCAAAACTGTTTAAGAGAGACCTGCTTGCGGATGAAAAGTTTAATACAAATTATCACCTAGCTGAAGATGCCTTATTTTTAACGGAATTGTTACTAAAGACAAGATGTAGTAGTGTATTCATTGATAAACCAATTTATTATTATGATCATCGTGAGGGAAGTGCGACAACATCTGTTAATCGGCATGTATTTGACACTATAAAAGTTTATACGAGAATTATTGCTCAAGTATCACAAGTCTTTCCTAATTTAAAATACGAATTAATAAACAGAGAATGTTGGTCGTACATCACAGTTTACGATAAGATTATCTTTACTTCACGTGAAGAGTATCAAAAGGAGAAAGCCGAGCTGAGGACTTGGATTGTTCAGCATCGACGCGAAATATGGAAGGATGCTTATTTCACTACTTTTCGCAAGGTAGCGATCTTTTCACTTGTCATTTCTCCATGGCTATATAAGAAAATTGTTGGATTAAAAAACTAA
- a CDS encoding LicD family protein, with amino-acid sequence MNFSKLDEYFEKSKLWIAYLFVFISILSMSSLVYKIANPLYKGLSAIVVLYICYTLLFKWKEITVDRKFLSLFGLLAGSHLLSAIFNRSGHLIGNVIEILFMVTYVLLFTMLQSGKLKKLFDWIAYTVQIVSFSSAIFAFGLLISRVLILFKIGEQSYYYGVMNGRLWGIVNPNASAIFSYISIILAMYLIHKGSKYSVYLKLNNVIQLVYFATMQSRGALLSLVLMIGFYSFFINGGKLAKRFLIFIVSALLVSAANIGLSYVTSIYISSGKATVLDLNKGQSYAETDSSVIKKTGELHLIETTPSGRTYIWKNAIKMGSEKPIFGYGVRNVPDYYTKYFSKFEIQNSLIGGNFHNILVTVFVSSGILGLVSFLLLLGYIIKRFLTYLIVSKKNSEKFIMILFFGILFGQLFESQIMYSTNFINIIFWLIIGYGLVVCKRDEGIRYQEVTDIREIQQMELGIMEYIHETCQKIGVKYFLAYGSLIGVVRHKGFIPWDDDMDICMLREDYEKLQDYLIANPDERYEAMSYKNNLNYVYPFMKVQDNHTYLLEEDVRIDSNMGIYVDIFPVDGYENDANFKNKMTKLIKKRQLSCYTFKGITNTKSALNSLIRYISVIIFYFTNTNKYVAQIEELAKSRKVSDYEEVDYLIYKDMNKPVWRREWLEQVTTGTFEGKKFTIPKKYHEILTSDYGDYMQLPPVEQRVSHHDFKLWKIIKRSK; translated from the coding sequence ATGAATTTTTCAAAATTGGATGAATACTTTGAAAAATCAAAACTATGGATTGCGTATCTATTTGTTTTTATTTCGATTTTAAGTATGAGTTCACTGGTTTATAAGATAGCAAATCCCCTCTACAAGGGATTATCAGCGATTGTGGTGCTTTATATTTGCTATACCTTATTGTTTAAGTGGAAAGAAATCACAGTAGATCGCAAATTTCTATCCTTATTTGGACTCTTAGCTGGAAGTCATCTGCTATCAGCTATTTTCAATCGCTCTGGACATCTGATTGGAAATGTGATTGAAATCCTCTTCATGGTAACCTATGTTTTATTATTTACCATGTTACAATCAGGGAAACTTAAAAAATTATTTGACTGGATTGCTTATACGGTTCAAATTGTATCTTTTTCTTCAGCAATTTTTGCGTTTGGTTTATTGATAAGTAGAGTCCTTATCCTATTTAAGATTGGCGAACAATCTTATTACTATGGTGTTATGAATGGACGTCTGTGGGGGATTGTTAATCCAAATGCTAGTGCGATATTTTCATACATTAGCATTATTTTGGCTATGTATTTGATTCATAAAGGAAGTAAATATTCTGTCTATCTTAAACTGAATAATGTGATTCAATTAGTTTACTTCGCAACCATGCAAAGTAGAGGAGCTTTATTATCTTTAGTGTTAATGATTGGGTTTTATAGTTTCTTTATTAACGGTGGCAAGTTAGCTAAGCGATTTCTAATCTTTATTGTTTCTGCTTTACTTGTTTCTGCTGCTAACATCGGATTGAGTTATGTAACCTCTATTTACATATCCTCGGGGAAAGCGACTGTATTAGACTTAAATAAAGGACAATCTTATGCAGAAACGGATTCTTCAGTTATAAAAAAAACAGGTGAACTTCATCTAATAGAAACAACACCTAGTGGTAGAACTTATATTTGGAAAAATGCTATCAAAATGGGAAGCGAGAAACCAATTTTTGGTTATGGTGTACGGAATGTTCCAGATTATTATACAAAATATTTCAGTAAATTTGAGATTCAAAATTCTCTCATTGGTGGAAACTTCCATAACATTTTGGTAACGGTATTTGTTAGTTCTGGAATTTTAGGTTTAGTATCCTTTCTACTTCTACTAGGATATATAATTAAGCGCTTTTTGACTTATTTGATTGTTTCTAAAAAGAACTCTGAAAAGTTTATTATGATTCTTTTCTTTGGCATCTTGTTCGGTCAATTATTTGAAAGTCAGATTATGTACTCAACTAATTTTATTAATATTATCTTTTGGTTGATTATTGGTTATGGATTAGTTGTTTGCAAACGTGATGAAGGTATTCGTTATCAGGAAGTAACTGATATTAGAGAGATTCAACAGATGGAACTAGGAATCATGGAATACATTCATGAAACTTGTCAGAAAATTGGTGTCAAATATTTCCTAGCTTATGGCAGTCTTATCGGTGTGGTTCGTCATAAAGGTTTTATTCCTTGGGATGATGACATGGATATCTGTATGTTACGAGAAGATTATGAAAAGTTGCAAGACTATCTTATTGCTAACCCTGATGAACGTTACGAAGCGATGTCTTATAAAAATAATCTCAACTATGTCTATCCCTTCATGAAAGTGCAGGATAACCATACCTACTTGCTAGAAGAAGATGTTCGCATTGATTCAAATATGGGGATTTATGTAGATATTTTCCCTGTAGATGGCTACGAGAATGATGCAAATTTCAAGAACAAGATGACGAAGCTGATAAAGAAACGTCAATTGAGTTGCTATACATTTAAAGGTATCACCAATACGAAAAGTGCATTAAATTCACTGATACGCTATATTTCAGTTATTATTTTTTATTTCACAAATACAAATAAATACGTTGCACAAATTGAAGAACTTGCTAAATCACGTAAAGTGTCGGATTATGAGGAAGTGGATTATCTTATCTACAAGGATATGAACAAACCAGTGTGGAGACGCGAATGGCTAGAACAAGTTACTACTGGAACATTTGAAGGTAAGAAATTTACCATTCCGAAAAAATATCATGAAATTTTGACCTCAGACTACGGAGATTATATGCAATTACCGCCAGTTGAACAAAGAGTATCTCATCATGATTTTAAATTGTGGAAGATTATTAAAAGGTCTAAATGA
- a CDS encoding LicD family protein, whose translation MSERTLTLEEIKQVELDILKYLHDLCEQHQIKYFIDFGTLLGAVRHKGFIPWDDDTDISLARDEFEKLYKVLKNENHPYYKLISFRETKGYPYSYMRVYDVRTRRDANLIDKTVVLGTCVDIFPYDGVVTKESDQKKMKLYKYFIRLSSLNFKGIKSENGGLKNLPRYMGSAIFRLTSPQIWNQKLESLALKYSVDQATDLTCTIYDPYYPDGIKKEWLYDLIDMPYENIVVKVPRKYHELLVYEFGEKYMSPPPIEQQVPGGDKNYWID comes from the coding sequence ATGTCTGAAAGAACTTTAACTCTTGAAGAAATCAAACAAGTAGAATTAGATATTTTAAAGTATCTTCATGATCTTTGTGAACAACATCAAATCAAATATTTTATTGATTTTGGAACATTACTAGGAGCTGTACGCCATAAAGGATTTATACCTTGGGATGATGATACAGATATTTCCTTAGCGCGTGATGAATTTGAAAAACTGTATAAGGTTTTAAAAAATGAAAATCATCCCTACTACAAATTAATTTCATTTAGAGAAACAAAGGGGTATCCTTACAGTTATATGCGAGTCTATGATGTGAGGACACGTCGAGATGCTAATCTTATAGATAAAACGGTTGTATTGGGAACCTGCGTTGACATCTTTCCATATGATGGTGTCGTAACGAAAGAAAGTGACCAGAAGAAAATGAAGCTCTACAAATATTTCATTCGTCTTTCTTCTTTGAATTTTAAAGGGATTAAGTCTGAGAATGGTGGACTTAAAAATCTCCCTCGTTATATGGGATCAGCTATTTTTCGCTTAACTTCCCCACAGATATGGAACCAAAAATTAGAGAGTCTTGCTTTGAAGTATAGTGTGGATCAAGCAACAGATCTCACTTGTACTATCTATGATCCCTATTATCCAGATGGTATAAAAAAAGAATGGCTCTATGATTTGATTGATATGCCGTATGAAAACATTGTGGTCAAGGTTCCGAGAAAATACCATGAATTACTTGTCTACGAATTTGGAGAAAAATATATGAGTCCGCCACCCATTGAGCAACAAGTGCCAGGAGGAGATAAAAATTATTGGATTGATTAG
- a CDS encoding MBL fold metallo-hydrolase, with product MKNKQLIKLVGYSFLVFFLALIQLSQGVNANTISAGSGNRIHFINTKAKSGSDAILLESNGHYALIDMGEDYDFPDGSDPRYPSRWGISMRNYQVLEDRLIRHLDEIGVKKLDFIIGTHVHSDHIGGADEILNRYQVGKFYLKKYSDDRITAKWGLWDNLFNYDNALRAAQKRGVTLIQNISDEDSHIKLGDMDIQLYNYKNEYDADGNLKKVRDDNSNSIVSVVTVAGKRIYLGGDLDNAEGAEDKLGPVIGKVDMMKWNHHYDATISNTINFLENLSPKMIIQTTGGDINVASTREYLQKKNIQVLRAASQTQDATVFDISDKGFANVSNTFPDIPVVDEKWYQEDGYWKYRLSDGEMAIGWKEIGGATYFFNGKGQMQAGRWLHLNDDWGENAKGNDYYLNKNGKMQTGGWFKLDNSWYYIQSNGARRFSELSEIGGKKYLFAADGKMLTGHQVFNGKKMFFSESGVLQISGKPSTWQKIDSAWYFYDEDGLKTVGKKNINGSTYYFNQEGVMQTGWAFVDGHWNYFASSGAMKTGWVKDQETWYYLDKDGIMLTGRQDIKGIRYYLNASGAMQTGWKWQDNSWYFYTNSGAMKTGWLKDKESWYYLDPETGIMAVGSKAIDGKTYFFKSSGNMQVGWQWSNDVWHYYAASGALQTGWLKYHDMWYYLESKEGAMLVGLNQVDGKQYYFSASGAMQTGWKWFDNHYRYFESNGAMKTGWIKDKGVWYYLNPEDGIMLVGLQKVNSDQYYFDSTGAMQTGWKQVDGNWYYFQADGSLLKNSTTPDGYKVNEEGVWRQVVTVDKQQNHSTNKQETSTLTDKSDKINKAEKQEKQKEMNSSNSEKQKEDSIIESSSSDKKEKE from the coding sequence ATGAAAAATAAACAGTTAATAAAATTAGTTGGGTATAGTTTTCTTGTATTCTTTCTAGCGCTGATTCAGTTATCGCAAGGAGTAAATGCAAATACTATCTCTGCAGGTTCGGGCAATCGTATCCATTTCATAAATACTAAAGCAAAATCTGGGAGTGACGCCATCCTTCTGGAAAGCAATGGTCACTATGCTTTGATTGATATGGGAGAAGACTATGATTTTCCTGATGGGAGTGACCCACGCTATCCAAGTCGTTGGGGAATTTCTATGAGAAATTATCAAGTATTAGAGGATAGATTGATTCGCCACCTAGATGAAATAGGTGTTAAAAAATTAGATTTTATCATAGGAACTCATGTTCATAGTGATCATATTGGTGGAGCAGACGAAATACTCAATCGTTATCAGGTTGGTAAGTTTTATCTGAAAAAATATTCAGATGATCGAATCACAGCAAAGTGGGGGCTATGGGATAATCTTTTCAATTATGATAATGCTTTGAGAGCAGCTCAAAAACGAGGAGTTACGCTTATCCAGAATATTTCAGATGAGGATAGCCATATAAAATTAGGTGATATGGATATCCAGCTCTACAACTATAAGAATGAATATGATGCTGACGGGAATCTGAAAAAAGTTCGAGATGATAACTCCAACTCCATTGTTTCAGTAGTGACTGTGGCAGGAAAGAGAATCTATCTTGGTGGAGATTTGGATAATGCCGAAGGAGCAGAAGATAAGTTAGGTCCAGTTATCGGCAAGGTTGATATGATGAAATGGAACCACCATTATGATGCGACAATTTCAAATACGATTAATTTCCTTGAAAACTTATCACCAAAAATGATTATTCAGACAACTGGTGGAGATATTAATGTTGCTTCAACTAGAGAATACCTTCAGAAGAAAAATATTCAGGTTCTTCGTGCTGCTAGCCAAACTCAAGACGCTACTGTTTTTGATATTAGCGATAAAGGATTTGCTAATGTTTCAAATACCTTCCCTGATATCCCAGTAGTTGACGAAAAATGGTATCAAGAAGATGGCTATTGGAAATATCGTTTGTCTGACGGGGAAATGGCTATCGGCTGGAAAGAGATTGGCGGAGCCACTTACTTCTTTAATGGAAAAGGACAAATGCAAGCAGGCCGCTGGCTTCACCTTAATGACGACTGGGGAGAAAATGCCAAGGGGAATGATTACTATCTGAACAAAAATGGTAAAATGCAAACTGGTGGATGGTTCAAGCTAGATAACTCTTGGTATTATATCCAGTCGAATGGTGCTAGACGATTTAGCGAGCTCTCTGAAATTGGAGGGAAAAAATACCTTTTTGCGGCAGATGGTAAGATGCTGACAGGACACCAAGTTTTTAATGGTAAGAAGATGTTCTTTAGCGAAAGTGGCGTACTACAAATTTCAGGTAAGCCTTCAACTTGGCAAAAGATTGATTCAGCTTGGTATTTCTATGATGAGGATGGTCTAAAGACTGTCGGTAAAAAGAATATCAATGGAAGCACATACTACTTTAATCAAGAAGGTGTCATGCAAACTGGCTGGGCCTTTGTTGATGGTCACTGGAACTATTTTGCAAGTTCTGGAGCTATGAAAACTGGCTGGGTCAAGGATCAGGAAACATGGTATTATCTGGATAAAGATGGCATCATGTTAACTGGCAGACAAGATATAAAGGGTATTCGTTACTATTTGAATGCTAGTGGTGCCATGCAGACTGGCTGGAAGTGGCAAGACAATAGCTGGTACTTCTATACGAACTCAGGTGCTATGAAAACTGGTTGGTTGAAAGATAAAGAATCATGGTATTATTTGGATCCAGAAACAGGTATCATGGCCGTAGGCTCTAAAGCGATTGATGGAAAAACCTATTTCTTTAAATCCTCAGGTAACATGCAAGTTGGCTGGCAGTGGTCAAATGATGTCTGGCATTATTACGCTGCATCTGGTGCACTTCAAACTGGTTGGCTAAAATATCATGATATGTGGTATTATCTTGAATCTAAGGAAGGCGCTATGTTGGTTGGACTCAATCAAGTAGATGGCAAGCAATATTACTTTAGTGCATCTGGTGCCATGCAGACTGGCTGGAAATGGTTTGATAATCATTACCGTTACTTTGAATCAAATGGAGCCATGAAAACTGGTTGGATAAAAGACAAAGGCGTCTGGTATTATCTAAATCCTGAAGATGGTATTATGTTGGTTGGCCTTCAAAAAGTCAATAGTGATCAATATTACTTTGATTCAACAGGAGCGATGCAAACTGGCTGGAAACAGGTTGATGGTAATTGGTACTATTTCCAAGCAGATGGTTCCTTATTGAAAAATTCTACCACACCTGATGGTTATAAAGTTAATGAAGAAGGTGTATGGAGACAAGTAGTTACTGTTGATAAGCAGCAAAATCATTCTACAAACAAACAGGAAACATCTACTCTAACTGATAAATCAGACAAGATTAATAAGGCAGAAAAGCAAGAAAAACAAAAAGAAATGAACTCTTCTAATTCAGAAAAACAAAAAGAGGACTCAATTATAGAGTCAAGTAGTTCCGACAAGAAAGAAAAGGAATAA
- a CDS encoding oligosaccharide flippase family protein has protein sequence MKNIKVNALASLLVNVLNIVFPLITNPYLTRILSKSNYGYFNTANTWASFVIPLAAFGIYNYGIRAISKVKDDKDKINYVFSKLFYISVITSVLTTSIYFLFIYLDNSIENLKELYYILGVQALFQFLYIEWMNEAYENYAFILYKTLVIRIAMLVAIFTFVKTPNDIVPYAIIMSATTILNYLLSFLWIKREVSFVKIGLMELIKASKPLLTMLLLANANMLYTLLDRMFITKGPDENYISYYTIASSIVMLIASVLSGAINVSIPRLGYYLGKKDYESYKNLLNQGAALFYFLIIPTSIGMMVLGNYAAVIYSSEKYLEAGIVTSVFAFRTIIWAIELILGKQIIFINDHENRLTAFYFIGGGANILLNSLLYFNNIFAPEYYIATTIIAETVVVLLEIYFIKKHQLLDLKEIFTTLTRYTIVSLGFIPIYFTFKFLFQINSYTVNLNMILMVLSTVVTCGIYYLLILFITKDKTFHYALNLALARIKRN, from the coding sequence ATGAAAAATATAAAAGTTAATGCACTGGCTAGCTTACTAGTCAATGTTCTCAATATCGTTTTTCCGCTGATAACCAATCCTTATCTGACGCGGATTCTCAGCAAATCCAACTACGGTTATTTCAATACCGCCAATACCTGGGCTAGCTTTGTCATTCCTTTAGCCGCCTTTGGAATATATAACTACGGGATTCGAGCTATCAGTAAGGTTAAGGACGATAAAGATAAGATTAATTATGTCTTCTCAAAGTTATTCTATATATCTGTAATTACTTCTGTCCTTACAACAAGTATCTACTTTTTGTTTATTTACCTAGATAATAGTATTGAAAATTTGAAAGAACTCTACTATATACTTGGTGTCCAGGCTCTCTTCCAATTCCTTTATATCGAGTGGATGAACGAGGCTTATGAAAACTATGCCTTCATCCTTTACAAGACCTTGGTTATTCGTATTGCCATGTTGGTCGCTATCTTCACCTTTGTTAAAACTCCAAATGATATCGTACCTTATGCAATCATCATGAGTGCAACCACTATCCTTAACTACCTGCTCAGTTTTCTTTGGATCAAGAGAGAAGTTTCCTTTGTCAAAATTGGTCTCATGGAATTAATCAAAGCATCTAAGCCACTCTTGACCATGTTGCTTCTAGCTAATGCCAATATGCTATACACCTTACTTGATAGAATGTTTATCACCAAAGGGCCTGATGAAAACTACATTTCTTACTATACCATTGCTTCTAGCATCGTTATGTTGATTGCCAGTGTCCTGAGTGGAGCTATCAACGTCAGTATTCCACGTCTCGGCTACTATCTCGGTAAGAAAGACTACGAATCTTATAAAAATCTTCTGAACCAAGGAGCTGCCCTCTTTTACTTCCTTATCATTCCAACCAGTATTGGGATGATGGTATTAGGAAACTACGCTGCAGTCATCTACTCTTCTGAAAAATACCTTGAAGCTGGTATTGTGACTAGTGTCTTCGCCTTTCGAACTATCATTTGGGCTATTGAGTTGATTCTCGGTAAACAAATTATCTTCATCAACGACCACGAAAATCGTTTAACAGCCTTTTACTTTATTGGTGGCGGAGCTAATATCCTACTCAACAGTCTCTTGTATTTCAATAATATTTTTGCACCAGAGTACTACATTGCTACTACTATTATTGCAGAAACTGTAGTTGTTCTACTGGAAATTTACTTTATCAAGAAACATCAGCTACTTGATTTAAAAGAGATCTTTACTACTTTAACACGCTATACTATTGTATCGCTCGGATTCATTCCAATTTATTTCACTTTTAAATTTCTTTTCCAAATCAACTCTTATACAGTCAACCTCAATATGATACTCATGGTACTCTCGACTGTTGTAACCTGTGGAATCTACTATCTCTTGATACTTTTTATCACAAAAGATAAAACATTCCATTATGCACTCAATCTTGCTCTTGCTAGGATTAAAAGAAATTAA
- the mecA gene encoding adaptor protein MecA, which translates to MKMKQISDTTLKITMSLEDLMDRGMEIADFLVPQEKTEEFFYAILDELEMPESFLDTGMLSFRVTPKPDKVDVFVTKSKIDQNLDFEDLSDLPDMEELAQMSPDEFIKTLEKSIADKTKDDIEAIQSLEQVEAKEEEEEQAEQEAESKKEPYIYYILSFAKLADLVAFAKTVTFEMETSELYKMNERYYLTILVDIENHPSPYPAWLLARMREFADDSDISRSVLQEYGQVLMNHDAVLNLQKIGS; encoded by the coding sequence ATGAAAATGAAACAAATCAGTGATACAACTTTAAAAATCACGATGTCTTTAGAGGATTTGATGGATCGTGGCATGGAGATTGCTGACTTTCTTGTCCCTCAAGAAAAAACAGAAGAGTTCTTTTATGCCATCTTGGATGAGTTAGAGATGCCTGAGAGCTTTTTGGATACAGGTATGTTGAGCTTCCGTGTGACTCCAAAACCTGATAAGGTTGATGTTTTTGTAACCAAATCAAAGATTGACCAAAATCTAGATTTTGAAGATTTATCAGATTTACCAGACATGGAAGAATTGGCTCAAATGTCGCCAGATGAGTTTATTAAAACTTTAGAAAAAAGCATCGCGGACAAAACCAAAGATGATATCGAAGCCATTCAATCTCTAGAGCAAGTTGAAGCCAAGGAAGAAGAGGAAGAGCAGGCTGAACAAGAAGCTGAAAGCAAGAAAGAGCCTTACATCTACTACATCCTTTCTTTTGCTAAGTTGGCTGACTTGGTAGCTTTTGCCAAGACAGTGACTTTTGAGATGGAAACTTCTGAACTCTACAAGATGAACGAGCGCTATTATTTGACTATTCTAGTGGATATTGAAAATCATCCAAGTCCATATCCAGCTTGGCTGTTGGCCCGTATGCGCGAGTTTGCGGACGATAGTGACATCAGTCGCTCAGTTTTGCAAGAGTATGGTCAAGTCTTGATGAATCACGATGCAGTGCTCAATTTGCAAAAGATTGGTTCATAA